A window of Benincasa hispida cultivar B227 chromosome 9, ASM972705v1, whole genome shotgun sequence genomic DNA:
GCACCAACGGATGGTTTCCCCTTGGAAGTTGTACACTTAGTATTGGAACTGGGTCGCCACATATTGTTCCTCCCATGGCAAGAGACTCCCTTGGCCCTTCTCAACCTCTAAGTGGCCGCTACATACTTGTGACAAATCGCACACAAACTTGGATGGGTCCTGCTCAAATGATAACTGATAAGGTGAAACTCTTTCTCACATATCAAGTGTCTGCTTGGGTAAAGATTGGCTCTGGGGCAACTGGTGCACAAAATGTCAATGTTGCACTCGGAGTGGATAACCAATGGGTCAATGGAGGGCAAGTCGAGATCAATGATGATCGATGGCATGAAATTGGGGGTTCCTTTAGGATTGAGAAGCAAGCAACAAAGATAATGGTTTATATACAAGGTCCTGCTCCAAGTGTTGACTTAATGGTCGCTGGACTTCAAATCTTCCCTGTTGACCGCCGTGCAAGGTTAAGATATTTGAGGACACAGACAGATAAGGTAAAAATTTAGGCACACACACAGTCCATGTAGAGGaagaaattataaaatattaatatcataGAATGAAAACAAGCGTCTTGGTGCAATTTTCTTAGCATGAAGTATTATACAGTTCGTAAATGATTATCTAGTTTAGTTTGATGtgcaaaattagtttttagCATTCCTTGGTTGTTCAGGTCTCGTTTTCTGCATCattctctttaacttttctgGTTCCTTCAACTTATTATTGCTGATTGCGCTTTTATCATTTTAATTGGATGACTGCAGATCCGCAGGCGTGATATCACCCTCAAGTTCTCAGGATCTAACTCTAGTGGCACGTTTATAAAAGTCAGACAAATGCAGAACAGTTTTCCTTTTGGGACTTGCATTAGTAGAACAAACATTGACAACGAAGATTTTGTCAACTTTTTCGTGAAGAATTTCAACTGGGCTGTGTTTGGAAATGAGCTCAAGTGGTATTGGACAGAGCCGCAGCAAGGAAACTTCAACTATAGGGACGCTGATGAGTTATTGGATTTATGCAAGAGCCACAACATAGAGACTCGTGGTCACTGCATCTTTTGGGAAGTGCAGGGTACTGTGCAACAATGGATTCAGTCCTTGAACAAGAATGATATGATGGCTGCTGTCCAAAATCGCCTTACAGGCCTGTTGACGCGCTACAAGGGAAAGTTCAAGCATTATGATGTCAACAATGAGATGTTGCATGGATCATTCTATCAAGATCATCTTGGCAAAGATATTCGAGCCGACATGTTTAAGAACGCCAACAAACTTGATCCATCAGCTCTCCTATTCGTGAATGACTATCATGTTGAGGACGGTTGTGACACGAGATCTTCTCCAGAGAAGTACATAGAGCAAATTCTTCAACTGCAAGAGCAAGGAGCTCCAGTGGGAGGAGTTGGGATACAAGGGCATATTGATAGTCCAGTGGGACCAGTCGTTAGTTCTGCTTTAGACAAAATGGGAATTCTAGGCCTTCCAGTCTGGTTCACAGAACTCGACGTGTCGTCCATCAACGAATACGTGAGGGCTGATGATTTAGAAGTGATGCTTCGAGAAGCTTATGCTCATCCTGCAGTAGAAGGTATAATGTTATGGGGATTCTGGGAGCTGTTTATGAGCCGGGACAATTCTCATTTAGTGAATGCAGAAGGAGAGATCAACGAAGCTGGGAAACGATACTTGGCTCTGAAACACGAATGGCTTTCACATGCAAGTGGACAGATCGATGAGAAGAGTGAATTCAAATTCAGAGGCTTTCAAGGAACATATAACGTGCAGATTGTGAATGCCTCCAAGAAGATGTCAAAGACATTTGTAGTGGAAAAGGGAGATACACCTGTGGAGGTATCTATAGATCTGTGAAAGTAAAACCAAATCCACTGCTAAGATACATTTCCAAAGATGTGGGATAATACAATAAAAACACTTCCCCTGTGTAATATTTcccaattcaaaataataaatacagGTGTGTTGTTTGCTGGTTGTGAATGAATGTGATGTTTGCATTGAATGCCAACCATCCTTAAAACCTGTATTAAGTTTCTGGGCCcaatgaagggaaaaaaaaggtaTTGGGCCGGCGTGGGGTGGTATAGGTCCAAATGTTGATGGATTGGAGGAAAGGGTAAATGTgtaatataaaaaatgtttaggggtaaaaaaaaaaaaaagtaaaattagaGTGAGTTAGAAGAGAGCAGTTAGGTCCAGTCCAGGAGAAGGGAATGGAGGTGAGAGATTGAATTAGTGAAAAGGGGAGGGCCCTACAGAGCATCAAATCAAAGTGATAGGTTCCCACCATCTACCAGAAAAACTTTCTCCCTCTATtctctattatatatatatataaatatttgtgtGTGTAAACTGTAAAGTAAGAAGAAGGAGAGGATGGGATGGGGAGCCACAAAGAGTCCCATCCTTGTCCCTAAATACCTGGGTTCAGGTGGAGCCCACTACCCACATGGGTGTATAGTGCGGACCCCACCCCTGTTTGCAGTTTGGCCTGCCCCCACCCTCCAAATGTATATGTCTATGTTAAGAACAAAAGAGAACACTAAGAAACAGAAGAATTTTGTTGGGTTTGGGAGAGTTTTGAGAGGGAAGGTGGAGAAGTTGcataaacaaagaaagaaacGAGAGAGAATTGGTGGATTGCATGTTGGAGAAACCAAATTAAAGAGTCCCCGCGCTGTTCTCGCGCGCCTTTCCCTTTCCCTTAGCCTTTCCCTTTCCCCTCGTCCTTAAACACTGACACCTTCACCCACTCCTACTTTCAATGCCTTTTTTCTTTACATAAATACACCACCACCATTAAAGGATATCTAAATATAACATAGAAATTGGATCTTTAGGATCTAAACATAACTATTTTTTATTGTCTTTAgaattttataaacaaaaatcatttttttatttaatttatgaaattaatcatctcattttaattatattctaATCATTAATTGACTTCAACATTAATAATTTCGAATTTAgttaataatataagaaaatatattttataaaaagggAAGATGAGATcaaaaatgatatattaatagaaaaatactaaaataatttttatatataatatgctATTAATGAATGAatcaatataaatcatttaCACTACATGATTAGATGATTATATGTTCATAATGAAAAgtccaattaaaattaatctctaTAAATAATTGcttgattattaaaatataataaattaatcaattattataatcaaaaaatatttttttgttactaactaaatttaattaatcttagtttagtaattaaatatatttaagatattagtacctaattaattaataatttatgtagAAAAGTAATTGTGTTCAtttaataactttttattgtaaaaataacttgaataaatatttcaatagattattattgatttattaaaataattatttatattaattttgttaaattaattttaattaatcaattatattccaaaatgaaattatagagaaaaagagaaaactcaCATAAAAATCCTTATCTATTTAAAATGAgaatgtcggttgaaaactgtgaaacaaacctaccatttgcATGTCAATGTCTTTTCTCATGTAGAAAATCTTCCAACTAAATGACTATTTAATcctaatatttaataaatatttagtgATCAATGTAAGGCTGTTTGCGTGACCctattaatgagagaaatatgaGCCGTGATCTCGAGGTAAATGTGTGTGTATTTTtgtgtttaaataattattcaatgCTATTAAATTTCCTATCATTCTTAAATAATGAAAATGCTAGCTATGATACAAGCTTTCAAGTTGTtttatcttaaaaatatttaattacgAACCTAACCCCATACGATTCCAGCTGGCTGGTATCTATTCCACAAAAATTACGAAATCTTCTCATTACTGACCTCAAAATTTGAGTGAAAATGTTATTTCACCTATTTTTCTTAAACTATGATTGTGtaattgttctttttttttaaaaaaaaaaaaaaaaatcatcatctGCAACGACAACATTTCCTTCTTTGTATTTTGTCTCTAATGACGGTAACAACAACGATGAATGAAATCACTTATTATACCTTTGACAATGTGCAACAATTGATAGCAACAAATGAATCAAgtttattggaaaaaaataagaaagtgAACAAGAATTAGAGCAACAACTAAGACTAGAATAAGAATGAGATAATgataattaaaagtataaatagaGTAATTTAAAAATTCGAAAAGTACTTGGTAACATCAACAAAGTTATCgtaattatatcaataaatttaatcataaataattaatttacatACCTTATTAAGGTTGCATTTTTAAATCGTCTATGCATCAATTTTTACTCGATGTAAACtatttcaaatatcaaattaataaaatgcaTGATTAGAATTGATGCTTCATGTATTAATGATTTTTCAAAgtaaaaatttaaggatatgATTATCCAAACAAATTGTAGGAaagaatataaatttaaatgaaagGACAAATTGATACATTAACCAAAGTTTATGATTTAATCGATGTAACTATTACTTCATATTTTTAAGAGagagaatttaaaaattttatgaaatatttattattatttttcctgAAAGAATCCTTTTTTTCTTTAcgtatattaataaaaatatcaaataactTAAACACGTGGGTCCTAAAgcaatattatattataaagtattGTAAATCATAATTTTAATCCCTTTAGTTTTTGTACCGTGTTcatctttaaatatttaaataaaatattttaattataaagtattaattttttaatgtcGTAATCATTTCTacattttctattaatttttctcattgCATCTTTCTGCAACAATACATActcagcttttttttttttttttatatatatattacgtttttattaatattttattttattttattatgatCAACCAGATAAGTCTATTAatgaatttgagaaaaaaaataataaaaaaacaaaaatatacaatatgaatagtcaaatattaatttgtgttgagtattatatatatattaaaattatatatcaaATGATGATTTAGTAGGTCCCGCCTCATTTCTCCCCATAAACATTTACCTATCATTTTGCTTCCCTAATTTGAccttttgagattttta
This region includes:
- the LOC120086019 gene encoding endo-1,4-beta-xylanase 1, giving the protein MRRACTCCFTSRSPNINRQNPNSDKPSQSSAVSMTTTQENNASEVSEGMEETPTKLSPPRAANILLNHDFSMGLQYWHPNCCNGFVTLAESNNLDEVSINSCAKYAVVTDRKECWQGLEQEITNNISPGITYSVSASVGVSGSLQGSADVLATLKLVYKDSTTNYLCIGRTSVLKEKWEKLEGTFSLSTMPDRVVFYLEGPSPGIDLLIRSVEITCAGPNELEAGNANAGDENIILNPKFDDDLKNWSGRGCKIALHDSMGNGKVLPQSGKYFASATERTQSWNGIQQEITGRVQRKLAYDVAAVVRVFGNNITSTDVRATLWVQTPNSREQYIGIANVQATDKDWVQLQGKFLLNASPSKVVIYIEGPPSGVDILIDSLVVKHAQKIPPSPPPPAQNPAYGFNIIENSNLSNGTNGWFPLGSCTLSIGTGSPHIVPPMARDSLGPSQPLSGRYILVTNRTQTWMGPAQMITDKVKLFLTYQVSAWVKIGSGATGAQNVNVALGVDNQWVNGGQVEINDDRWHEIGGSFRIEKQATKIMVYIQGPAPSVDLMVAGLQIFPVDRRARLRYLRTQTDKIRRRDITLKFSGSNSSGTFIKVRQMQNSFPFGTCISRTNIDNEDFVNFFVKNFNWAVFGNELKWYWTEPQQGNFNYRDADELLDLCKSHNIETRGHCIFWEVQGTVQQWIQSLNKNDMMAAVQNRLTGLLTRYKGKFKHYDVNNEMLHGSFYQDHLGKDIRADMFKNANKLDPSALLFVNDYHVEDGCDTRSSPEKYIEQILQLQEQGAPVGGVGIQGHIDSPVGPVVSSALDKMGILGLPVWFTELDVSSINEYVRADDLEVMLREAYAHPAVEGIMLWGFWELFMSRDNSHLVNAEGEINEAGKRYLALKHEWLSHASGQIDEKSEFKFRGFQGTYNVQIVNASKKMSKTFVVEKGDTPVEVSIDL